The following proteins are encoded in a genomic region of Hippocampus zosterae strain Florida chromosome 2, ASM2543408v3, whole genome shotgun sequence:
- the tmem51a gene encoding transmembrane protein 51a produces MRSSVDGHSSPHSRGHTNDNNNNNNSSSINENSGNNGSQYALCALGVGLVALGIVMIVWSVVPAGPNANNSNSNSGGGEADSSGNRKSKASSVAFVLVASGVVMLLMSLCLGMRNKQREQRRLQEAQNRRAVTARENGDVEIAEQDTRRYAVPTYEEAVGSGQYPVRQSNVQPSSSQLPSYDDLVQVDGVHYELEGPEVEDPGSQLGPASGATPASASASNRRLNKSTRKLLPIKIRRIKSEKVPNSQLAAGISIEPLTPPPQYEDKAPPI; encoded by the exons ATGCGTTCCAGTGTGGATGGACATTCCAGTCCCCACAGCAGAGGACACACCAatgacaataacaacaacaacaacagcagcagcatcaaTGAAAACAGTGGAAATAACGGTTCCCAGTATGCACTGTGCGCTCTGGGTGTTGGACTCGTGGCCCTGGGCATTGTCATGATCGTCTGGAGCGTGGTGCCTGCAGGCCCGAATGCGAACAACAGCAACAGTAATTCAGGTGGCGGAGAAGCTGATTCATCTGGGAACAGGAAAAGTAAAGCTTCCTCTGTGGCCTTTGTCCTGGTGGCCTCGGGGGTGGTCATGCTGCTGATGTCCTTGTGCCTGGGAATGAGGAACAAGCAGAGGGAGCAGCGGAGGCTCCAGGAGGCCCAGAACCGCAGAGCTGTGACCGCCAGGGAGAATGGCGATGTAGAAAT TGCCGAGCAAGACACCCGACGCTACGCTGTGCCCACCTACGAAGAGGCAGTAGGCAGTGGCCAGTACCCAGTCCGTCAAAGCAATGTTCAGCCCAGCTCCTCCCAGCTCCCCTCCTACGATGACTTGGTCCAAGTTGACGGGGTGCATTATGAATTAGAAGGTCCAGAGGTCGAGGATCCCGGGTCGCAACTCGGCCCCGCCTCCGGCGCCACACCCGCATCTGCTTCCGCCTCAAATCGGAGACTAAATAAAAGCACCCGCAAGCTCCTCCCTATCAAGATCCGCAGAATCAAATCGGAGAAGGTGCCCAATTCTCAACTGGCTGCTGGCATTAGTATAGAACCTCTCACCCCGCCACCGCAGTATGAAGACAAGGCGCCCCCCATCTGA
- the LOC127596585 gene encoding chymotrypsin-like elastase family member 2A: MRKLLLLTFLVADVCGCGLPAYPPVPARVVAGVDVKPHSWPWQVSLQSDSSGRWSHVCGGTLIAPEWVLTAAHCINGRHNYRVEVGKHSLKASEENSAARRAARIITHEGYNILLSRNDIALIKLSSPVVFSDTIMPSCLPPRHAILPHGAACYITGWGRLSTDGALADILQQALLPVVDHDTCSHSDWWGVLATDKMVCAGGDGITAGCNGDSGGPLNCQNPDGSWTVHGVVSFGSGQGCNFFQKPTVFTQVSSYLDWIDRVKTNY; this comes from the exons ATGAGGAAGCTGCTCCTTCTCACTTTCCTGGTAGCTGACG TCTGCGGATGTGGCCTTCCCGCTTACCCTCCTGTGCCGGCTCGAGTGGTTGCAGGAGTGGACGTTAAGCCACACAGTTGGCCGTGGCAG GTTTCTCTGCAGTCAGACAGCAGTGGGCGATGGAGTCATGTGTGTGGGGGAACTTTGATCGCACCCGAGTGGGTCCTCACTGCTGCGCACTGCATTAA TGGCCGTCACAACTATAGAGTGGAAGTGGGTAAGCACAGCTTAAAGGCGAGCGAGGAAAACTCGGCAGCTCGGCGGGCGGCCCGGATCATCACCCATGAGGGCTACAACATCCTGCTCAGCCG CAACGACATAGCCCTGATCAAGCTCTCCTCCCCTGTGGTCTTCTCTGACACCATCATGCCATCCTGCCTCCCACCACGTCATGCCATTCTTCCCCATGGTGCCGCATGCTACATAACTGGCTGGGGTCGGTTGTCCA CTGACGGTGCGCTAGCTGACATCCTGCAGCAGGCTCTACTGCCAGTGGTCGACCATGACACCTGCTCGCATTCCGATTGGTGGGGCGTCCTGGCAACCGACAAGATGGTCTGCGCTGGGGGAGACGGCATCACTGCTGGCTGTAAT GGAGACTCCGGGGGTCCTTTGAACTGCCAGAACCCTGATGGCTCCTGGACCGTGCATGGCGTGGTGAGCTTTGGTTCAGGGCAGGGCTGTAACTTTTTCCAGAAGCCAACCGTGTTTACTCAAGTCAGCTCCTACTTGGACTGGATTGACAGA GTTAAGACCAACTACTGA